In Silurus meridionalis isolate SWU-2019-XX chromosome 7, ASM1480568v1, whole genome shotgun sequence, the genomic stretch CATGGGTACACAGTGGGCCGGTATGGGTCGCTGCCTAATGCAGATGCAGGATTTTAGAGAGTCCATCGAACGCTTAGACATCGCTCTGAAAGAAACAGGACTGTGTGTGTCTCGCCTGCTCATGGAGGCTGATGAAAACACCTTTGAAGACACAGTCCATGCTTTTGTGGGCCTTGCAGCCATTCAGGTCAGGGTTCCCTGATGACGCCCATGCACAATTTCTAAACTTTGCTTATCATTATTATGCACTGTCGCAATAGACACTATGAAATTTTATGTCTGGATCATTCTGTATCTGGTTATTTCATCAGTAGTTCTTTGTAATGCGATATTGTGTATTGCACTACGATCCTAccaaaactgcatttttttttccagtctatCAATGCACATGTATCGTACATACATTAAAATggaatatgatttattattcaatCTCCAGATTGCGCAGATAGACATGCTGCGGAAAATAGGCCTTCAACCAGATGGCATTGTGGGTCATTCTGTCGGCGAGCTAGCATGTGGCTATGCCGATGGCTCTCTCAGCCACAAAGAGGCAATCCTGGCTGCCTACTGGAGAGGAAAATGCATCAAAGAAGCTAACCTGCCACCTGGAGGCATGGCAGCAGTGGGTAAGACACCCTGTTTTCTGTAACtctcaagtgaagtgaaatctAAAATCAGTGTGGTTTCTGATTTTAACTGAATTTAAACTTCCTTATAGGTCTGACCTGGGAAGAGTGTAAGGTTCAGTGTCCACAGGGGGTGGTCCCAGCATGTCACAATGCAGAGGACACGGTCACTATCTCAGGGCCACAGGTACATTCTCTATACTTATTTGAAAATTTTATTGACTTCACCTAATTGTAGGTTAATTAATATCTTCTTGTAAatcatgtgtgggtgtgtaggaAGCAGTGACCAAATTTGTTGCTGAGCTTAAGAAGAATGGTGTTTTTGCCAAAGAAGTGCGCAGTGCTGGTGTTGCATTCCATTCCTACTACATGGCTTCTATTGCTCCTGCTCTGTTGACTGCTCTGCAGAAGGTATTGTACTCTGACACAGTTAACTTTCTCACAGCGCTATctggtttgtttttattctgttgGGATTGAAATTAAAAATGCTACATTTGGCAAAGTTATATACCCAAGACAAGTACTGTagtcattttttgtttgtgtgtgtctcaggtGATCAAAAACCCACAACTTCGCTCTGCCCGTTGGATCAGCACCTCCATCCCACAGTCAGAGTGGGAGAACCCACTAGCCCTCTACTCTTCAGCTGAATACCATGTAAACAACCTGGTGAGCCCTGTACTTTTCCAGGAGGGCCTGAACCTCATTCCTGACAATGCTGTGGTGGTGGAGATAGCTCCACATGCTCTGCTGCAGGTATGTGATACAGCTTATAAAATGAGTTTGTAATTCTTAGAGATgggttttttggttgtttttttaaatagggaCTTATTAGATATACTCTGACTCCCTCTCCAGGCCATTCTGAAGCGCAGCCTCAAGCCTACTTGTTCTATTTTGCCCTTGATGAAGCGGGGACATGCCAACAACCtggaattctttctttctcacatagGGAAAATCTACATGAATGGGTTAGTACTGAATTGCTTATATCGAtctatataatacaaatactaAAATACACTCGCAAATATTTTCTTGCtcatcttttgtctttttttagtgtTAATGTGGACAGTAAGCAACTGTATCCAGCTGTGGAGTACCCTGTTCCAGTTGGGACCCCTCTCATATCCCCTATTATCCAGTGGGACCACTCTCAGAGCTGGGATGTTCCCAAGGTAGAGGATTTCCCAGCAGGATCTGGAGGCTCCACCTCAGCCACTGTTTACAACAttggtaaatatttatttatctatttatttgaatttactCTTTCACTGGATGtatagtaatgcattacaaacGCCTGTATCAGTTCCACTAAAGCATTAAATCAGTAAACGTACTTCTCAAGGATATCTAATTTACCCGTCGTgttgtgtggggttttttttttttcttcccccagaCATTAACCCTGAATCTCCAGACTACTACATGATTGGCCACTGTATTGATGGCCGGGTCTTGTATCCAGCAACGGGTTACCTGGTGCTTGCATGGAGGACACTGATGAGGAGTTTAGGCACTGTCTTGGAGCACACCCCAGTTACTTTTGAGGATGTTACCATCCACAGAGCCACTATTCTACCCAAGACAGGTGAGTGGTTATTACTAATACAGTATAGGACATTTCCCTGTACATGATGTAGAGGGCTTTGCTTAATAGTTAAAGACCTGAGATAATAATCAGAAAGTGACAGAGAAAAAATGTTTGGGCTCTTAAGAAAAATTCTTAGCCTGCTTATCTGAACAGCTTGTACTATGATTGCTTTATCTTGAGTCATGGTTACCTACCGCTGTATGACTGAAAGTGTCTTATCTAGTTTTAACCTGTGTCTCACAAATTGCTATTGTTTTGCATGTATATTggatatatgtacatattactTATGTTATTCTGCATCACACCACAGGATCTGTCCAGTTAGAGGTTCGTCTCATGCCTGCCACCAACCGTTTTGAGGTGTCTGAGAATGGCAACCTGGCAGTCAGTGGTGAGTAAGACCCAGTTAGCCAAATATTGTGGATTATCTCTGCTTTAAATATCCTTACATTAAGGGGGACGGTGcttgcttagtggttaagacattgaacTTTGAATACTAAAgtaaaatcccagccacactaaggtgcaacttctgggcccctgagcaaagctCTTAATcttatagctgctcagttgtatgaataaaacaaatggaAGTATCTCTGGATAAGAATGTCTGCAAAATGACAAATGTAATGTTACTATCTTTGTGTCTAATGTCTCTGACTGTCTTAGGTAAGGTGAGCATGTTGGAGGATGCAGCGTTGGAATCGTTCCACTCTCAGATGGCTGAGCCTGAGACCATCGAGCTCAAGGAACCAAAACTATGCCTGAAAGCTGGAGACATCTACAAAGAGCTGCGTCTTCGTGGCTATGACTATGGCAAAACCTTCCAAGGCATTTTGGAGTCCAACAATGCTGGTAAATACATACAGGCTGACTTTCTATAGACTATATATCTAGACGATTTAACCTGCACTGTGTGTTGTGAGTGCTGAGATCTACTTTGGTCTTAATTTGTAGGTGATCATGGGAAACTGCAGTGGACAGGAAACTGGGTGACGTTTTTAGACACCATGCTGCAAATGATTGTGGTGGGCCTGCCTGGGCGTAGCCTGCGCCTCCCAACACGTAttcgctctgtgtgtgtagatcCAACATTACATGAAAAAAGGCTTCTGGATTATTCTGAGGAAAGGAAAGGTAAGTGCATTCAAGGGCCTTGCTTTCATATATCTGCAggtaatcaaatcaaataaattaaaatgtgtcctgtgtttttttttttttttatttctttagttgcTGATGTCCATGTAAACCGCTGCCTGGACAGCATTACAGCGGGTGGGGTTCAGATCTGTGGCCTTCATGCCACAGTGGCACCTCGTCGGCAACAGCAACAGACCCCACCCACTCTGGAAGAGTTTGTCTTTGTGCCCCTGGTGGATACTGAGTGCCTGGCCTCCAGTGAGAAACTAGCAGAGCAGCTGAGACACAGCAAAGGCAAGTTTCATTCTCATTTCTCGTGTTTGTTTCATGTTCATGTAAAGTGCATTTCAACTGTCAGACCACTTATGTCTTTGCATCGATGCATCTTTTCTACAGGTCTAATTAGCCATCTCCAGAGGAAGTTGGCCAAGCAAGGGGTGAAGATTTCCATCCCAGGGCTAGAAGGTGTACAAGAGGACCAGCAGATTGAGGCAGAGACATCAGGGGGCCTGATACGACTGCTGTCAGTACTCTGTGGTCTGGAACTTAATGGGAATCTGCACTCCGAGCTGGAGCAGACCGTGCAGAAGGAGAGAGAATGTTTGCTCCAGGATCCACTCCTTAACGGTTTGCTAGACTCTCATGCGCTGCGCCACTGCCTTGACACAGCGCTGGAGAACTCGACTCCTGGAAAACTCAAAGTTCTGGAGGTACATTGTATACTTTACCCCATAATCTGCTCAGATCAGGACAATAGCTTTTTAGTATTTcatattttagtatttaaataGTAATGGTGAAAagcaaaaatttatttattaaggttCTGCGATAAACTTACAAATGACTTCATATTATAGCAATATATATCAATTGTATTCTGTACTCTTTTGTCTCCAGGCCCTCTCCAGCGAAGGCCGTGTGTTTTCCCGGGCTGTCAGCCTCCTTAACATTCAGCCCATGTTGCGTCTGGACTACACAGCCTCAGATGTAAGCACAGAGTTGTTCTCAAACCAGCAGAGCTCTCTAGAGGATCAGGGTGTCTCAGCTGCTCCATGGGATCCTCAGCACAGCAAAGCCACGGGCAACCTTGGGGGCGCTGACCTAGTCGTGTGTAACTGTGTACCAGGACCTATTTCAAACCAATCAGCTCTGCTGGAAAACCTGGCATCAGCAGCCAGGGAGGGGGGCTTTGTTCTGCTACACACCCTGCTGAAGGGAGATACACTGGGTGAGACAGTGACCTTCCTCACCTCACTGGACAATCAAACCAGTCTTCTTACCCaggtgtgtgtaaagttgtgCTCAGTGTCGTGGTTGGAAAAACATGTTCAAAGCTCTCATCAAAATAGGACTCCATTTTAGCTTTTCAGTCATTTCTATTCTGTTTGTGTATGCACAGGGGGAATGGGAGAAGCTGTTCGAAAAGTTCTCTCTTGATATGGTCATCGTGAAGAAATCTTTCTATGGCTCAGCTCTCTTCCTTGGTAAAAGGAAAATTCCTGCGAACCAGCCTATTTCACTGTCTGTAGACCCCACTGATTACAACTGGGTCGAGACTCTGAAGGTGAATCTGGTTTGTCTTGCCATATTTATCACCAAAAAAAACCTTGCAACATATTATTTCTATATCCTAGGCACATTtaagctttaaaatataaacaatactgtaaaatattgcTTCCTTAGATAATAATCAAATATTGTACAATTGATCAGATGATGTGTGTGGAGGatagatacatttattagggCTGTCCATTGATTGAAATGTTTAATTGCAACTAAATTACAAGATTGTTAACTCaataatcgcaacttaattgcaTATTTTTCTGTCCTAAATGTACCTTTTATTGATACTTTTCTagtttttttatactctaatcaacatgggcatggacaaatatggctgcttcatgcaaatgtatgtttattattagtaaaaccaaactttttttgtaaatgttttaaagtaattatggtgtgtTACATTAGGCAAATGAAgacacctttctctctctctctctctctctctctctctctctctctctctctctctctctctctctctctctctctctcattactttaaaacatttacaagaatatttagccTTCtaggtttttttaaatggtttttcTACACATTAATACTATTACTGTTTATACGTTAGTATTGTTATACATGTTATTTTAAGTACTCTATGTAACACATTACAGACATGATTCATCAAATTCTAACTACAatgttttctctctccttttctccttagACCCTGCTAGCTGAGATTTCAGATAATCCAATATGGCTGACAGCCACTCAGGGCCATAATGGAGTGGTGGGGATGGTCAACTGCCTGAGACAGGAGCCTGGAGGCAACCGCATCCGGTTAGTTTTACCTAtcttttattgcactttttccATCTTCTAAAGcatggtgtgtacagtgtattaaGGTTTTGGTGGAAAGAGAGTGATTTGCTTTCAGCATCAGTGTTCATCATGTGTTGGTTTTTGTGTCTTTGTCGCAAGGTGTGCGTTTGTGTCTAACCTGAAAAAGTCGTCGGCAGTTCCATCTCTCCAGCTTTCCCACAAGGACATGCAGGCAGTTCTGCAGAGGAACCTGAGCATGAATGTATACCGGGATGGACAGTGGGGGATCTTCAGACATCAGCTACTCGCACAAGGTATATTAGTACCTGAATGTTTTACAATAAGCATATTTCTGACATGCCAAAATTCAGTCAGATGCTATCATGTTTTTGTATCGTGTTTCATCTTATCTGTGTTGTAGATCTGAACAAGGAGCTGACTGAGCAGGCCTATGTGAATGTGCTGACCCGTGGTGATCTGTCCTCACTATGCTGGATTGCGTCTCCTTTGCGCCACTTTGTTCCCTCCAACCCCAACGTGCAGCTTTGCACTGTTTACTATGCCTCGCTCAACTTCAGAGACATCATGCTGGCTACTGGCAAACTGCCCCCAGATGCTATCCCAGGTAGTTCACCAAACTTCCCCACTTTGTGACAAACTATAGCAAACCTGAACATGctattttattaatcatttgtGAGTCTGTGATGTATTATGATACATGGTACTATTGCACGCTATGATTTTGATATCACAAAACTGATTCTTTAATTTAACTTTCTTTTGTTGAGTAAATAAAGTCCCCTGGCATGCACAGCACTCAGCAAAGTACTTTTTATTGCCTTTTTTTCAGGAGACATAGCACTCCAGCAATGCATGCTGGGAATGGAATTCTCAGGCCGGGACCCTAGTGGCCGTCGAGTGATGGGTCTCCTGCCTGCTAAAGGACTGGCCACCTGTGTGGATGCAGACAAGCGTTTCCTTTGGGATGTCCCATCCAGCTGGTTAGACACTTACTGTAACGAGCCCTCACTAAATGCAGTGAGATATTTTATACCCCCCAAAACATGATAGTAGTGTAACTCAACCTGTTTGTGTAGGACACTGGAGCAGGCTGCATCAGTACCTGTGGTCTACGCTACAGCTTATTACTCCATGGTTGTGCGTGGGCGCCTGAGACCTGGGGAGAGTGTGCTTATCCACTCGGGCTCTGGAGGCGTGGGCCAAGCTGCTATTGCAATTGCACTCAGCATGAATTGCAGAGTCTTCACTACAGTGGGTGAGTGCTTTCATTACAAACAtgcagtaaaaaacaaaaactaatacAAGTCAGAAAGAAACTCGTTCTAACATCCAAGATTTGACAGGTTCCAAAGAGAAGAGAGCCTACCTTCAGGAACGATTCCCCCAGCTCACTGCAGAATCATTTGCTAATTCAAGAGATGCCTCCTTCGAGCAACATGTGCTGAAGTATACACAGGGCAAAGGTCAGAACATCCCTAAAGATATGATAAATCAGAGATCAATTCTGTCATGTTTGTGTAACAGATTTATACATGTGAACATAGATTCTATGTACTAAATCTTTGTTTGGACACAGGAGTTGATGTGGTTCTTAACTCCTTGGCTGAAGAGAAGCTGCAGGCCAGCTTACGCTGTTTGGCCAGGCACGGACGCTTCCTGGAGATTGGCAAATATGACCTCTCAAACAACACCCCTCTCGGTGAGTTCAACAATGCACCAATACATGCCAGATAAGTAGCAGCTACAATCAACTTGTCCTTTCAGCTTGCTCAGTATAAAATAGgattcataaacattttttagcaAAGACCACGCAGAACTTCTACAGATTGACACCCAGTTTTAACAAAACGAAGGAAAACTATTGAACTCATTTGAATAAAATTACATAGTTAGATAAATGATTACTAATAACTACTCTCTTTTAGAGTAGTTGCTCTTGGCAGttttgatataataataataataataataataataataataaaataaaaaaaaggcaacttATAGACCACTGGCTATTCATAACCTTCTGGTCTCTGCAGTATAAATGATGGATACTGGAACAGAGACAGTGTCCATCATTTGTTTTAAACGGTAGATTTTCTGACCCTGATTTGTGCTCCGGCCATAGGCATGGCTCTTTTCCTCAAGAATGTGGCCTTCCACGGGATCCTGCTGGATGCTTTGTTTGAGGAGGGTAACCGCGAGTGGGAGGAGGTGTCCTCGCTGTTAAAGAAGGGCATTGTTGATGGAGTGGTGCAGCCACTACGGACCACTGTATTTGAAAGAAATCAGGTTGAGGATGCATTCCGCTACATGGCTCAGGGCAAACATATAGGCAAAGTGCTGCTGCAGGTGAGCATGGTACTGGACTGAGGGCCAGGTTCTTATAATCCTACGTTATGATCCGGATGCCTTTGTGTCATGTTTCATCCACTATTTTACATGTTAGTATCAAACTCAaaacctgcatgttttttttccacaggtgCGCGTAGATGAGAAAAGTGGCGTGAGTATGGCTGCTCCTCTCGCCCTCCCTGCTATAAGCCGGACTTTCTGTCCTGCTTCACACTCTTACATTATCACAGGAGGTCTGGGGGGCTTTGGACTAGAGCTGGCTAACTGGCTTACTGAGAGAGGAGCTCGCAAATTTGTGCTCACGTCTCGTTCCGGCATTCGCAACGGTaacttctaaataaaaatagttcTGCAAAGGTTGAAATTGTCATGCTGCTATAAAATGAGTTAATTGCCATGTTGTAACTTGATACCTTTAAAACAGGCTACCAGGCCAAGCGAGTGAGAGAGTGGCAAGCTATGGGC encodes the following:
- the fasn gene encoding fatty acid synthase isoform X2, coding for MEEIVIAGISGRLPESNNLEEFWQNLFNGVDMVTEDDRRWKPGLYGLPRRNGKLKEIDRFDAAFFGVHPKQAHTMDPQLRLMLEISYEAIVDGGINPTSMRGTNTGVYIGVSGSEAGEAFSKDPEELLGYSMTGCQRAMFSNRLSYFFDFNGPSTAIDTACSSSLLALENAFNAIRHGQCDAALVGGVNLLLKPNTSVQFMKLGMLSPDGACKSFDVSGNGYCRSEAAVAVLLTKKSMAKRVYATVLNAGNNTDGYKEQGVTFPSGEMQQRLVRSLYQEANISPDQVEYIEAHGTGTKVGDPQEVNGIVGVFCHSEREPLLIGSTKSNMGHPEPASGLAALAKVLLSLEHGVWAPNIHFHTPNPDIPALLNGQVRVVSEPIPVRGGIVGINSFGFGGSNVHVILRPPGPKPTATVSATSVPRIVLACGRTEEAATVLLQKAQEHKNDPAFLDLLSEVCALPTSGMPYRGYTLVGAQGEVKEVQQAAPSSRPLWYICSGMGTQWAGMGRCLMQMQDFRESIERLDIALKETGLCVSRLLMEADENTFEDTVHAFVGLAAIQIAQIDMLRKIGLQPDGIVGHSVGELACGYADGSLSHKEAILAAYWRGKCIKEANLPPGGMAAVGLTWEECKVQCPQGVVPACHNAEDTVTISGPQEAVTKFVAELKKNGVFAKEVRSAGVAFHSYYMASIAPALLTALQKVIKNPQLRSARWISTSIPQSEWENPLALYSSAEYHVNNLVSPVLFQEGLNLIPDNAVVVEIAPHALLQAILKRSLKPTCSILPLMKRGHANNLEFFLSHIGKIYMNGVNVDSKQLYPAVEYPVPVGTPLISPIIQWDHSQSWDVPKVEDFPAGSGGSTSATVYNIDINPESPDYYMIGHCIDGRVLYPATGYLVLAWRTLMRSLGTVLEHTPVTFEDVTIHRATILPKTGSVQLEVRLMPATNRFEVSENGNLAVSGKVSMLEDAALESFHSQMAEPETIELKEPKLCLKAGDIYKELRLRGYDYGKTFQGILESNNAGDHGKLQWTGNWVTFLDTMLQMIVVGLPGRSLRLPTRIRSVCVDPTLHEKRLLDYSEERKVADVHVNRCLDSITAGGVQICGLHATVAPRRQQQQTPPTLEEFVFVPLVDTECLASSEKLAEQLRHSKGLISHLQRKLAKQGVKISIPGLEGVQEDQQIEAETSGGLIRLLSVLCGLELNGNLHSELEQTVQKERECLLQDPLLNGLLDSHALRHCLDTALENSTPGKLKVLEALSSEGRVFSRAVSLLNIQPMLRLDYTASDVSTELFSNQQSSLEDQGVSAAPWDPQHSKATGNLGGADLVVCNCVPGPISNQSALLENLASAAREGGFVLLHTLLKGDTLGETVTFLTSLDNQTSLLTQGEWEKLFEKFSLDMVIVKKSFYGSALFLGKRKIPANQPISLSVDPTDYNWVETLKTLLAEISDNPIWLTATQGHNGVVGMVNCLRQEPGGNRIRCAFVSNLKKSSAVPSLQLSHKDMQAVLQRNLSMNVYRDGQWGIFRHQLLAQDLNKELTEQAYVNVLTRGDLSSLCWIASPLRHFVPSNPNVQLCTVYYASLNFRDIMLATGKLPPDAIPGDIALQQCMLGMEFSGRDPSGRRVMGLLPAKGLATCVDADKRFLWDVPSSWTLEQAASVPVVYATAYYSMVVRGRLRPGESVLIHSGSGGVGQAAIAIALSMNCRVFTTVGSKEKRAYLQERFPQLTAESFANSRDASFEQHVLKYTQGKGVDVVLNSLAEEKLQASLRCLARHGRFLEIGKYDLSNNTPLGMALFLKNVAFHGILLDALFEEGNREWEEVSSLLKKGIVDGVVQPLRTTVFERNQVEDAFRYMAQGKHIGKVLLQVRVDEKSGVSMAAPLALPAISRTFCPASHSYIITGGLGGFGLELANWLTERGARKFVLTSRSGIRNGYQAKRVREWQAMGIQVLVSTSDVSTLEGAEYLITEACQLGPVGGIFHLAMVLQDGMLENLTPKQFIEVNKPKYDGTLYLDRVTRQKCPELQHFVVFSSVSCGRGNAGQSNYGFANSAMERVCEQRRHNNLPGLAIQWGAIGDVGVVLETMGGNDAVIGGTLPQRMASCLEVLDRFLSQQHAVMSSFVLAERVQVAKGDGSGQRDLVETVAHILGVRDLSSLNPDASLADLGLDSLMGVEVRQTLERDYDIVMAMRDIRQLTINKLREMSSNSGGSDAKPSEENILELRLCWILISVGCW
- the fasn gene encoding fatty acid synthase isoform X1, encoding MEEIVIAGISGRLPESNNLEEFWQNLFNGVDMVTEDDRRWKPGLYGLPRRNGKLKEIDRFDAAFFGVHPKQAHTMDPQLRLMLEISYEAIVDGGINPTSMRGTNTGVYIGVSGSEAGEAFSKDPEELLGYSMTGCQRAMFSNRLSYFFDFNGPSTAIDTACSSSLLALENAFNAIRHGQCDAALVGGVNLLLKPNTSVQFMKLGMLSPDGACKSFDVSGNGYCRSEAAVAVLLTKKSMAKRVYATVLNAGNNTDGYKEQGVTFPSGEMQQRLVRSLYQEANISPDQVEYIEAHGTGTKVGDPQEVNGIVGVFCHSEREPLLIGSTKSNMGHPEPASGLAALAKVLLSLEHGVWAPNIHFHTPNPDIPALLNGQVRVVSEPIPVRGGIVGINSFGFGGSNVHVILRPPGPKPTATVSATSVPRIVLACGRTEEAATVLLQKAQEHKNDPAFLDLLSEVCALPTSGMPYRGYTLVGAQGEVKEVQQAAPSSRPLWYICSGMGTQWAGMGRCLMQMQDFRESIERLDIALKETGLCVSRLLMEADENTFEDTVHAFVGLAAIQIAQIDMLRKIGLQPDGIVGHSVGELACGYADGSLSHKEAILAAYWRGKCIKEANLPPGGMAAVGLTWEECKVQCPQGVVPACHNAEDTVTISGPQEAVTKFVAELKKNGVFAKEVRSAGVAFHSYYMASIAPALLTALQKVIKNPQLRSARWISTSIPQSEWENPLALYSSAEYHVNNLVSPVLFQEGLNLIPDNAVVVEIAPHALLQAILKRSLKPTCSILPLMKRGHANNLEFFLSHIGKIYMNGVNVDSKQLYPAVEYPVPVGTPLISPIIQWDHSQSWDVPKVEDFPAGSGGSTSATVYNIDINPESPDYYMIGHCIDGRVLYPATGYLVLAWRTLMRSLGTVLEHTPVTFEDVTIHRATILPKTGSVQLEVRLMPATNRFEVSENGNLAVSGKVSMLEDAALESFHSQMAEPETIELKEPKLCLKAGDIYKELRLRGYDYGKTFQGILESNNAGDHGKLQWTGNWVTFLDTMLQMIVVGLPGRSLRLPTRIRSVCVDPTLHEKRLLDYSEERKVADVHVNRCLDSITAGGVQICGLHATVAPRRQQQQTPPTLEEFVFVPLVDTECLASSEKLAEQLRHSKGLISHLQRKLAKQGVKISIPGLEGVQEDQQIEAETSGGLIRLLSVLCGLELNGNLHSELEQTVQKERECLLQDPLLNGLLDSHALRHCLDTALENSTPGKLKVLEALSSEGRVFSRAVSLLNIQPMLRLDYTASDVSTELFSNQQSSLEDQGVSAAPWDPQHSKATGNLGGADLVVCNCVPGPISNQSALLENLASAAREGGFVLLHTLLKGDTLGETVTFLTSLDNQTSLLTQGEWEKLFEKFSLDMVIVKKSFYGSALFLGKRKIPANQPISLSVDPTDYNWVETLKTLLAEISDNPIWLTATQGHNGVVGMVNCLRQEPGGNRIRCAFVSNLKKSSAVPSLQLSHKDMQAVLQRNLSMNVYRDGQWGIFRHQLLAQDLNKELTEQAYVNVLTRGDLSSLCWIASPLRHFVPSNPNVQLCTVYYASLNFRDIMLATGKLPPDAIPGDIALQQCMLGMEFSGRDPSGRRVMGLLPAKGLATCVDADKRFLWDVPSSWTLEQAASVPVVYATAYYSMVVRGRLRPGESVLIHSGSGGVGQAAIAIALSMNCRVFTTVGSKEKRAYLQERFPQLTAESFANSRDASFEQHVLKYTQGKGVDVVLNSLAEEKLQASLRCLARHGRFLEIGKYDLSNNTPLGMALFLKNVAFHGILLDALFEEGNREWEEVSSLLKKGIVDGVVQPLRTTVFERNQVEDAFRYMAQGKHIGKVLLQVRVDEKSGVSMAAPLALPAISRTFCPASHSYIITGGLGGFGLELANWLTERGARKFVLTSRSGIRNGYQAKRVREWQAMGIQVLVSTSDVSTLEGAEYLITEACQLGPVGGIFHLAMVLQDGMLENLTPKQFIEVNKPKYDGTLYLDRVTRQKCPELQHFVVFSSVSCGRGNAGQSNYGFANSAMERVCEQRRHNNLPGLAIQWGAIGDVGVVLETMGGNDAVIGGTLPQRMASCLEVLDRFLSQQHAVMSSFVLAERVQVAKGDGSGQRDLVETVAHILGVRDLSSLNPDASLADLGLDSLMGVEVRQTLERDYDIVMAMRDIRQLTINKLREMSSNSGGSDAAKPSEENILELRLCWILISVGCW